A part of Rattus norvegicus strain BN/NHsdMcwi chromosome 4, GRCr8, whole genome shotgun sequence genomic DNA contains:
- the LOC120093139 gene encoding acidic proline-rich protein PRP25-like, translated as MLVVLFTAVLLTLSYAQEAELQSLDQTPNQKPPPPGFPPRPPANGSQQGPPPQGGPQQKPPQPGKPQGPPPPGGPQQKPPQPGKPQGPPPPGGPQQKPPQPGNQQGPPPPGGPQQKPPQSGKPQGPPPPGGPQQRPPQPGNQQSPPQGPQFGRPQGSFQSLGPQ; from the exons ATGCTGGTGGTCCTGTTCACAGCGGTCTTGCTGACCCTGAGCTATGCTCAGGAAGCAG AACTTCAGAGCCTAGACCAGACACCAAATCAGAAACCACCTCCACCAGGATTCCCACCAAGACCACCTGCTAATGGGAGCCAGCAAGGCCCACCCCCACAAGGAGGCCCACAGCAGAAACCACCTCAGCCTGGAAAGCCCcaaggcccacccccaccagGAGGCCCACAGCAGAAACCACCTCAGCCTGGAAAGCCCcaaggcccacccccaccagGAGGCCCACAGCAGAAACCCCCTCAGCCTGGAAACCAAcaaggcccacccccaccagGAGGCCCACAGCAGAAACCACCTCAGTCTGGAAAGCCCcaaggcccacccccaccagGAGGCCCACAGCAGAGACCTCCTCAGCCTGGAAACCAGCAAAGCCCACCACAAGGTCCCCAATTCGGCAGACCACAGGGATCTTTCCAGAGTTTGGGTCCTCAGTAA